The nucleotide sequence gttttgttttaaaataattttacaataaacacatttatcatAAATAAAGGTGCTACACTTTTTTTATAGACTAAAACATTATCCGTAAGAACGATTTTAGTTTCCCCCCCAGgttgaaaacaaagaaatccactcttctttcttttttttccttttttttttaaagttgatttTTCTTGAAAGAACATTTCCTACAGAGCAGTATGAATACGGGGATCGACACACGGTACGTCTTCGGAAAACAACGCGATCTGCGAGGTGTACTAACAGCCACACACGTCCTCTTCACCGGGATGTGATCAACAGACTCCTAGCTTAGTTCTACAAGCAGCATCGTTTAAATCTaccagctttttttaaatataaaatgctaaaacaatatatttaattcCTCTGTTTTAACAGTAAAAAAGACAACACAAACCCAGACCAGGAATATTATTAaggttattgtttttgttttatctgatGATGATAAtcgaactttttttttctttttttctttgctgagGCTAGACGGATTCCTGGGCTTCCCTTTATAATCCCGTGCAGTGATTGGGTGCGTTCGTGTCGCGCGACTGAATGGCGATGAAGCGAATGCGGAACGTTCTCGAAACGCCTCTGCAACATTGCCACAACGTCACGCGTCGCTGCGGTGTTACAGCGACGTGACAGGAACGTTTCTGCAGCGTATATACGCCGCTTGTGCAACGTTACAGACAGTAATACATGTGCTTTCGTACTGCGTTAGAAGGAGATGTAGTCTAATCGTAAAAATGGAAACATCTTTTTTCCAACATATACAAACGTCAGGTTAAAACACTATAGTACATGGGTTGCGTCTGCTTGCATTTACTGCCTTGTGTAAATAGTTGCACACatcaaaaaatacaattttcttGGATGTTTCGCAATGTACACTATACAGTAAATCACGTGGGAATGCAccaatatttttccttttttcctaataaatgtcatgtaaGAAAAGAGATATTCTTTATTCAAGATTTTCCCCAGCACTGCCTGTTCTATAAGGGGGTGTGACAGAACCTGGAGGACTCATACAGaacacccccacaacacacacacatgcacgcacacacaaacacacacacacactcatacgcatgcacgcacacacacattcatacgcatgcacacacacacgcacacacacaagcacacacaaacgcttAATAACTTTGTTTAAGAGCTTGTCAGTTTGGGTATAATAATGAGATGCGTCATGTCTGGACGTGGGAGAGTGATGCTTCATACAGAGCATGAAGGCGGAAGCGGTCCAACACTGACTCGCTGAAATGAATCAtacgacctttgaccttttctcTCCATATCAAAGCCACTGTGATTGGGTCACAGACAGTGAGCAGTGATTCACtctcctgtcaatcagctggGACACAGATTGGGGTTTGCAaactgagtgtgtatgtgtgtgtgcatgtgtgtgtgtgtaagtgtgtttgtgtgtgtgtgcgtgtatctgtgtgtgtgtcacagctgtATCACAACACACTAAAtgtccaaccaatcagaataaGAGCTCAGATGACCATCTCGCACCTGAACGCCACAGAGGTCACAAACTacactgatggaaaaaaaaatctacaaaaaagaaaaaccagcaagATTACTACTGCCCGTGTCGCACAGAATCTTGGCCCCCCGGAAACAGCAGATAGCGGAAGCCCTCAGTTCCCCCCTTCACTGCCTCCTCCATTTTTCAGGAAGTTTCCCCACCGTGACGCAGTGGAATGTTGGAGCGTTGCCAGGGGTTACTGTCACACTGCCACCTCAGAGGAAACAGAAGAGGCCTCTGGTCCGGAACCTCTGATGATGAGTGACTCTACGGAAACGGAAGCAGGtgactctgcccccccccccccggcccagtGACGCGCGAGGACAGTGATGGTTTATATTTCAGTAACGGTAACCGCGACGCGCTGTCTCGAACCCGAACACGGCTGCCACCCGATGAGAGACGAGcggaggaggaaggaagaggaggaggaggaggaggaggagggggtgacaGATCACACGGCCCTCTTTTAAACACGTTTTAAATCACGCGGGGAGCAGCCTTTTTCAAACACTGGCTCCCCTTCGCCCAGAAGAAGTTTACATTacggaaaaaagacaaaactcCCTTCCTGACGGGACGCAGACGTAAGAAATCATCCTCTCGGTCCGTCCtgccattaatattaatattaatattattctttttttaaggaagGCACAGAATGATCTGGGTCACACAACCACTGGCACAGCCCAGGGAAGACCATCGCCTAGCAACCAGAAACCAGATACAACATACCCAAACAAACCCAGATCAGGTACGGGGCGATTTCCTGACATCAGTCAGTCTGGCGGCTGTCCCTGCGCTCGCTGGTCGGCCAGTGGTCGGCCGTTTTGATGGCTTTCGATCAGAAGCTGATGAAGCTGCACAGGGATCAGAAGCTGATGAAGCTGCACAGGCCGCTCGTCTGTCTGCTGCTCAGACGGAGCTCTGTGACGTCCCCCCGCGGCGCTAGCCTGCGTCGGAGAGGCGCGCGTTTCGCCCCCACACCGCAGAGACGGGGCCTAACAGCGTGCGCAGGCGACTGCAGCCGAATGCGAGCTGCGATCGGTGCTTCCGCTCACTGCAATAACCGGCCACTGTGGACGTGATGCGGCCACACCAACGCAGAACACACTGTGTTCACTCACAGGAGCCCTGCAATGGACATGAGCTCACTGTAACTGCACCTGTGGATTCTGTattaaaaacatgcatacatgaacactctctctctctctctctctctctctctctctctcacacacacacacacacacaggcaggcaggcattcatgcacacacacacacacacacacacacacacacacacaggcaggcattcatgcacacacacacatgtactcacacacagacacacacacacacttctatcaagcacacacacacacacacacacacacacacacacagacgcacacacacacacacacacccacacacacacacacacacacacacacacacccacacacacacacgcacggccTGTCCCGGAGAGTCCCGAAGCCTGGTGAGTAAGTAAAGATGTGTGTGTTGCTCGTGGAATGCTGGTgtaagttgtgtgtgtgtaagaaagcGGTCCGTCTGAAAAAGCTGACCTGGCGCGACCCTCACAGTGTAGAAGGgggacacacaaacagctcCGTGGTTCTCACCACGCTGTCtttaccggggggggggggggggggggggacagcacATTCCTGTCACCTACAGTATCATTACTGAGCGTGGTACTAATTAGCTAGTCAGCTTCCTGTGGTTCCTCAGCTGCTGACAGGAAGCCAGTGTACGAACAGAGCGAACCTGTCGGCTCTCATCTGGTCTCTACGGCGACCGTGCgagaagtgatgtcatcagcgttcctgatggggagggggaggggtcaaaaaaaaaaaagcaaagcctgCCACAGAACAGCTCGACCTGGATAGCTCCGaaccacagacccccccccccctgccgccccccggCAGGCTCTTTCTTTAGCAACAGGTTCTATTGGTATATCTGTTTTTGAGAGGCGTGTTAAAAGTGAACGGTATTCAAATCAGTCATTAACTTTCTTggaatgatatatatatatatgattgaTTGACTACCAGGATAGAACTCGCTAAAACATTAGCAACAGAGAGCCAAAGCTGCATGAGCATCACTGCTAGCCCAGCTGTGCACTGGAACAGGAGgatggtttgtgtgtgaaacATCAACCGTGGCAAGAAAAAGCTCTTGTTATTGCTTTGACATTGTTCTGGGAGGATctggctcacttcctgttcctgtatAACAGgatttggaggggggtgggggtgggggtgaggtgcaCTGCCACCTTGGGGACATTTTTGCCAACCTACAGGTCAGTCAGCATGATGATTAGCGGGTCGAAGTGGGCGGAGTTACggccacagccccgcccccttccaaCCTGCAGAaacagggctgggggggcggagtgTCGCATgagaaagggtgagagaaaCGGGCCAATGGCAGTGTGGCAATGCAGACTATAATCCTTACAGAGTTCTCATCATAAACTGTCATACATATCGGTctggtggaggaggtgtggcctggctgggggggtgtggtgttttTTGGGAGGTGCAGGGCAAGAGGGGGTTCTCCGATGACAGTATGGGGGTTTACTTGATGTCCTGGGAGAAGGGAGTGGTACTTGTGTGTGAGTCCACCAGTCTCCTGTTTGTGACCTGTTTGTCcatccgtctgtccgtctgtgaggggggaggggagggcggaggggggaggggcacctCGGGCCCCTAGGGGCCCCCGCTGTAGGAGTAGTCGGCCTTGTTGTGCATCACCAGCTTGTTGTCCACGAAGTAGAAGCTGTCGGACTGCGTCTCGTAAGGATGCAGGATCATCTCACGCACTGTGGAAGAAGGAGGAGCAGAGGTCAgctcctgtgatgtcacaatgccagagttctgtgtgaggtcacaatgcCAGAGttctgtgtgaggtcacaatgcCAGGTaactctgtgaggtcacaatgtaggttatacccccccccccccgctccctggTTTCTGCTACTTCAAACACCTCCACATTCCCAGAAACTATATAAAAACAGAGCACAGCTTGCATACCCAGACAATGAATATATTACTCAAGAAGGTGCTCAATCTTTCAGTTTTATGAGAGAAAGAATGTTCTTCTTAATTCAGTTAAAACAGAAGTGAGAATTATTAACATTTCAGTCAGATTTTGGGTGGAGTGAGGGATGCTGGGTAGAGCAAGTCTACAAGTCTCAGAGACTGTGTAGAATGGGAGGAGCTACGTGCATTGGGATTGGCCTATTCCACTCTGAAtggagtgggaggagctaagagcagtgggaggggctCGGTGCAGCGGGCTGTACGCGTGGGAccgggttgggggcggggcttactgATGTCCTCGGATAAGGGCGGGAACTCGTAGATGTGCTCGCAGGTGTTCTTGCTGCTGGGGATGCAGAAGCCGAACTCGAAGTCGAAGCTCTTCAGCAGCTGCTCGCGGAAGTAGTGCCGCTCGATCATACGGAAGTTATTGATGGGCATGTCGCCGACCGTGAACTCCACGCTGtccgtgggggcggggggaggggaaaggagcgttaaaaaacacaaaacacacaaaactcaaaCGAGAAGAACCATATGGTCCATTTCTTAGCTTAACCCAGTCTGCTGTTTGCTGTCTAGTGATCGAGCAGAGACTTTAAGTCAAGGTGACTTATAGCCAGAGCGTTTAACATGGCGAGCAAACACCGGCTTcacgttagcgttagcgttagcctaGCCATGTcatccatttaaacagaaacaagtatgaaaaaaaagaagatcaCCCCCATTTATCATGAGCATATCACGGACCGTGACGCGACTCCTGTTTCTGTCACGCTGTAAATTAAATCAGTTTAGCGCTGATGGTGATATCTcagaggagatgagagagagagggagggagggacagagggagagtgggtgATCAAGCTGCatctgggcggggggggggggggcaacaccccacggcagcagctgcagctcctgtCAGGCCGACAGCCCTGCCCCGCCTCTCACAAGGAGATGAAAGGATGTAAGAGAGAGGAGTGCCTTCCTCATCAATATTCATGAGGGCCTGCCTGCACAAGCACAAGTCAGATTAGGAGGAGCTAGGTAGAATGGGTGGGGCTAGAGACAGCATGAGCCAAAAGTGCTCgagtggagtgggaggggctcaGTCGAGTGGGAGGGGCTCAGTCGAGTGGGAGGGGCTAGATCGAGTGGGAGGGGCAATGTAGAGTGGGCATGGCGGGAGTGTAGGGGCAGGGGCTAGatagagtgggaggggctgagtGTAGTGGGAGGGGCTTGAGACAGTATGAGTCACAGAAGATGGAGTTGAGTGGGAAGGGCTCAGTAGAGTAGCAGGGGCTGAACTTAGTGGGAGGGGCTTtacagagtgggaggggcctacTGTAGTGAGCCGACGGGATTGGCCGAGACTTACGTGGCTCCGACCTGGCGCAGCCGCAGGAAGGCGGGGGTGAACTGGTAGCGCACGAAGCGGCCGGCGTTGGGGTCCAGGTCCCGCTTCTCCCCGGACTtatctggggtggggggggggggggggggggcagcaccaCGCGGTACGCTATCAATATTACATCAttacatgttacattttttaaaaaaaacattacgtCACTGTCTGTCAAACCAAGTAACATTACATCATTGCAGGTTACAGCGTCACATACCTGGAGGATGCTATATCAACATTTTAAGTTCATTATGACgatgattattatcattattataaagGTTATGAGGTTCTGGTGGGAGTGTGAGATGGGAGAATTGATGTGAGGCAGATGGGGGATTATGGGGGATGGGGCAGAGTAGGGGGTGGTGAGGGGTAGTGTGGGGTagggtgaggtgaggtgggAGGGCTCACCAGTTGCTGGGGGTTTGGTAATCTCGAATAACACCGTCCCCGTCTCCATGTCCCGAATCTTAAACCTAGTGAAGTCGATGTTGTACACGTTCTCCTCCGGACCGCACAGGTAATCTGCAGACAAGAAACAAGAAAGAGAACTCAAACACACTGTGACCTGTATACATGCAGGTATAAAGCAGTTTAAAAGCCTGCTACATAATTCTGTGTTACAGGAGAGATGTGTGATGCCTGCTGACGGACACACAGACCAGAGCGCTATTTTTACCCTTTAATcccccccctgctgccccccccccggctgcccccccacccccaagcacAGAAGTGACACAGCAGATCACCGCACGCTGTCTGGCGCTAACATGCTGCTGACGGCGGCTTAGCATCCCCCCTCCTGTAGACACGCTTCCTGCCCTCGTCCTTTCCTCacacccccgtcccccaccccccgtcccccaccctcacaccccccgtcccccaccccccatcccccacccccacaccccccgtcccccacccccacaaccccaccctcGCCCCAGCATAGCGTACAGTACACCCTGCATCTCAAACAGTCATTTtatcctccacccccccaaaaaaaaaacctccaacaaatgccattttcaaTTTCCCTTGCCAGGgacaggtgcatgctgggtagtCGCTAATGGCTGTattccagcatgcactgctgagaccccccccccccccccagggtcacGGGGGCTGAGGAGGTGAGACACGTGGAGCGTGTCCTGAGTGGGCCCagctctggccccgccccctcttgcttagccccgcccccttgtgAGATTAGGCCTAAAGAGGCTTACGCCTGCCTCAGAGtcaggcaggagggaggggcagaccAGGTCACCATCATCACCGTGGAAACCACCCCAACTGACGTAACTGCCACAGCTTTCACACTGAAGCCagcattgccatggaaaccgcCATAGCTGTCATAACTGCAGAGTCTCCTCACCCTAAAACCGTTTCTGATCTCCTGAGGCCATCCTGCAGGTCAGAGCAGGTATTCCCACTGTCCGGTTTTAAATGAGAGACTCCGCCCCTCATTCAGAAATGAGCCAATATGAAACTAAAATGCTTCTTTATCCCGCGTCAAACAGCTGCCCAACATGCCCTGTCACTAATGCAGTGTGTAAGCAGTGTGTAAGCAGTGTGTAAgcagtgtgtatgcagtgtgtatgcagtgtgtaagCAGTGTGCAAgcagtgtgtatgcagtgtgtaagcagtgtgtatgcagtgtgtaagcagtgtgtaagcagtgtgtatgcagtgtgtaagcagtgtgtaagcagtgtgtatgcagtgtgtaagcagtgtgtatgcagtgtgtaagcagtgtgtatgcagtgtgtaagcagtgtgtatgcagtgtgtaagCAGTGTGGCGTTGGCTGCCCTGAGTCTCGTGTGATTTCGCTCACTGTCGGGTAAAGCAGTGAGAGAGTCGACACGATAGCGGATACACCACCAAACGGGAACAATCCGgattcccctctctccccggcAACAGTAGCCAGGGCGGTTCCTGCCTGAGTGCTTCACTTCTCTATGACTGCAGcatgccactcctgtcacctttACAGAAACACTGTCCCTTACAGTAAACGCGTCGCTAGCTGCCTCTGGGCAGACACACCCACCAAAAACGGAAGCCAATATATCAGGGGCTGGTACTAAAATGCTGTGAAACTTCTGCAGCAGACGCAGAATTCAGAGAAGATGCTCTTCGGTGAAACAGGAGCTGACGTCTGGCCCCAAGAGGCCTGTGCAGAAGGCCAGAGACTTtttaacacattaaaaacacaaaagagaaCATTAGCCTTCCCTCTCCTTCCACAGTACAGAATGTTACGATCCTTAGCGGCTAGCAACACTTGTGCTATCAGATTCtcacaccaacccccccccccccccttcgtccCCATCacagccaccaccaccactacccccccccaccaccctcatAGCCTTTGTTCCTGTCATTATGTCATGGTCCCCACAAGATTCAGGTCCCCACGAGGTTCAGGTCCCCACGAGGTTCTGGTCCCCACGAGTTTCACACATTCAGTGTGAGTCCCCCTGCAGACACACCGCTCCCTCCACAGGGTGCAGACTGCTGCCCCAGACacttaaaaaatcattttaatactCTTTCATAAGCCATTTACATTCCCTATTTACTATTAGTTTGGTACCTGTAATATTCATAACATAAATTACCCAGCCCTCTGTGCTCACACAGGCAGGCAATACATAATAAatctaaattaataaaaaaaacaaaaacaaaacagcaaacacacattatTGAGCATATGCAGGCCTTCACTGTCCTTGTATAAGGACACTACTAATACtagtactaataataataattattgttattattataattattatgaacACAAGCATGAGATGCTCTTGTCTTAGCAGGACTTCTgcaatatgtttgtttttctgaattctGGCTGGGAGGTTAGGGAGCCAGGTTTGAGCaccaaagggggaggggggggggggttcaggttCAAacccccaggtgtgtgtgtgtgtgtgtgtgtgtgtgtgttggggggggctCCTGCTGTCCCCCTGGGCTGAGGTCTCTAAGCTCTGCTCCTTTTGTTAAATATCTGTTTATTCACGACAGGAATAATGACAGGGCCTGTGCCACATAAGAGCCTCACACCTCCACAGTGTGGAACTGTGAGGGACCGcaaaccacttcctgttttccacTCACCCACATGCAGCAGCAACCAGACAAGAgggcttttaaaaaacccaACTTTATCAGTCGTCAGACAGGCGAGACACCGACACGCTACAAAGAGCCAGATGAGCATGTGCGATGCGAACGGGATGGGATGGGAAATCCATGTCATCAGCTGAGCTACTGAATAAGCACCAGCAGGCAGTGCTGCCATAGCAGGATGCCGGGGTCTATTTTTGCACGGGCGTGTTTTGTGCGAAAGACTGCGTGAGCGTGTGGGTGCACACCAGTGCTGACGacagccagagaaagagagagatagagagagacagagagagagaaagggggataaggaaggagagagagagaaaagaaaaaacaacagagcCCTCTGTGAAAAAGGAGGGTGGCAGCTCCCTATGGGGGGTGCAGAGAGGTATTATTTCCATGGGGGGGTCTCtacctaccccccaccccagcccccaccccaccccccacctggcAACCCAGCTCTCTCTCACCAAGGCATCATCTGTATCCATGACAACCACAGGCTGTGTGTCGGCTCCTGTTACCCTGGCGACGTCCCTGGTACCCATCAGTCCATCCCTCCACAGACCGAGGATTCCCCAGATATACCaaacccccccacgccccccccccccgccccccatgggGGTACCCATGAGATTAAGCCACAGGAGCCATATCACATAAAAACCTGCTCCACTCGAGACCATGAAATACAAGCACTCACAGGGCAACTAGATGGAAAGCCATGtactgtaagcacacacacacacacacacatacatacacacacacacacacacacacacacactatacacacacactcacacacacacacacacacacacacacacactatacacacacactcacacacacacacactcacacaggcacacacacacacacacacacacacacacggctaaGTGACTGTAAGGTGACAACGCTCTCCTCCGAGCCGACaacactccccccacccccgcccagcTGGATACACACAAGGGTGCCAGAACGCCCAGGAGAGGAGACGCGCTTGCAGGTCGGACCGCGGAGCTCAGATCCAGCGGTCCTGTATCCGTGCCGACGGCAGGGCCCCAGGTGCGGCTGGACCAGGATCATTTGCACCGAAGATGAGAAGCGTGGTAATCGATTCCAACTGAAGTTCATATTCAaatggatcccccccccccgccccccatcctcAGTCCACCTCTAATTTGGTTGTGCCTGGTATTTTTTCGGTCAGTTTCTATTAAATCACGCCAGTTTCTGTtgaaattttcacattttctcatCTTATCCAACTTGACACGATTATAAGCGATGACTGTCAGGTGTCCATCACAGGAGACAGACGGCCTCTTagacacagctgtgtgtttatcagCCGTTACTCCCGACAACGTGGTTCCTCTCACCGCGACCTGGCAGTGAGGTCAACTTCCTGTCCTTCACCTCTTCATTCATCAGAACAAACGCCCTGCACTACCCAGCAGCTCACGCCCTGCAGATGCCTCCATGATTTCTACCACATTACTAAAAGAGGAACTGAAAACAAAGGACGACAACTTAAGAAGACCCCTCATTTTGTTTCCTCTTAAAAAACGATTTACTCTTTGTTCGtgtctaaaaacaaaaaggcctttgattaaaaaacacagtgcAGCAATGCACTCTGGGACTTTTTGCTCCCCTTTTGAAGAGGCAGCTGCCAGTTGTTTGATATCTGGTAGTGCGGTTCTAACAGCAGGTGATTTGACCCAacgcatttatttaaatgcaaatgcccGACTGCAGACAGATCTACCGTGAAAGCCGTCAACAGGCCTCCAGAACAGGGGACTCTGGGCCCAACGTGCAGGGGTCTGAGTGAGAGatatatttcatttcctgtcatcCATTTCGAGGTCATGTTCTCTCTCCAGTGGAGGTTTCccttttcagtggaaaatttttcatttttagtttacATGTAGCCGGGTCAGTGTCAGGTCAGTTCCACTGCCTGACGTTTGCCCCGTGCCGGATAAATTTAGCATTCTGCTTTACTCGTTCTAGAGTCCATTAAAACCTTCCACTCTGCCCAACAGGTCACCCAAACAGGGCACATGGTGGTAAGTGAACATGTGGTATGGTCCGTACGGTTGggtcgcccccccgccccccccccccccgtgcgctTGGGAAGTGGTTCAAACCCACACCATGGCACCTTCTGAGCTGTGAGGccttctctatctgtaaccctctctgctttctccctgtctggGCCAAGCAGAAAAGCaggatgggggggttggggggggggggtctgtaaaTGATAATCTTTTAAATGCCATTAATTGTGCGTCAGCGACATCCCACACAACTTCAGCCACGCCGAggacaggccccgcccactcagcCCTTTGTGATGGAGAAAATAAGCATGAGCACAAAGAGAGGCCTctttcacagcacaaacacatacagcagCGCTGAGCCCAGCACTGTCTTACAGGGCTACagttacagcactgtgctgccaaacacacacttcactcttTCAGCAGAGTTGCTTCCTAACAGGAACTCCATAGT is from Anguilla anguilla isolate fAngAng1 chromosome 9, fAngAng1.pri, whole genome shotgun sequence and encodes:
- the unc119b gene encoding protein unc-119 homolog B; amino-acid sequence: MSYSCTSREAVCNSQDPSSAKIPSSSNPRSSSGGDTGGGSIGSSSRGGQANPSPKQPVTMKVKKGCNSTDVGVPVTTEEELLSNSVITPEDVLGLQKITENYLCGPEENVYNIDFTRFKIRDMETGTVLFEITKPPATDKSGEKRDLDPNAGRFVRYQFTPAFLRLRQVGATVEFTVGDMPINNFRMIERHYFREQLLKSFDFEFGFCIPSSKNTCEHIYEFPPLSEDIMREMILHPYETQSDSFYFVDNKLVMHNKADYSYSGGP